From Pseudomonas arsenicoxydans:
ATGGGCGCCCTGACCGGCGGCCAGGCTGTACAACAAGTTAAAGCCGGTATCCAGGCGATCTACCTGTCGGGCTGGCAGGTTGCTGCGGACAACAACTCCGCAGAATCGATGTACCCGGACCAGTCGCTGTACCCGGTGGATTCGGTTCCTACCGTGGTCAAGCGCATCAACAACTCGTTCCGTCGCGCCGACCAGATCCAGTGGAAAGCCGGCAAGAACCCGGGCGACGAAGGTTACATCGACTACTTCGCGCCGATCGTAGCTGACGCTGAAGCCGGTTTCGGCGGCGTTCTGAACGCTTACGAGCTGATGAAGAGCATGATCGAAGCAGGCGCCGCCGGCGTTCACTTCGAAGACCAACTGGCTTCCGTGAAAAAATGCGGCCACATGGGCGGCAAGGTACTGGTTCCTACCCAGGAAGCTGTACAGAAGCTGACCGCTGCTCGTTTGGCAGCTGACGTTGCCGGCACGCCGACCATCATCCTGGCCCGTACCGACGCAAACGCTGCTGACCTGCTGACTTCGGACTGCGACCCGTACGACCAGCCATTCGTGACTGGCGAACGCACCCAGGAAGGCTTCTATAAAGTGCGCGCCGGTCTCGACCAGGCGATCGCTCGCGGCCTGGCTTACGCGCCGTACGCCGACCTGATCTGGTGCGAAACCGCCAAGCCGGATCTGGACGAGGCTCGTCGCTTCGCTGAAGCGATCAAGAAGGAATACCCGGACCAACTGCTGTCGTACAACTGCTCGCCTTCCTTCAACTGGAAGAAAAACCTGGACGACGCGACCATCGCCAAGTTCCAGCGCGAACTGTCCGCCATGGGTTACAAGCACCAGTTCATCACCCTGGCCGGCATTCACAACATGTGGCACAGCATGTTCAACCTGGCGCACGACTACGCCCGCAACGACATGACTGCCTACGTGAAGCTGCAAGAGCAAGAGTTCGCTGACGCCGCCAAGGGTTACACCTTCGTGGCTCACCAGCAGGAAGTGGGCACCGGCTACTTCGACGACATGACTACTGTGATCCAAGGTGGCTCGTCCTCGGTAACCGCACTGACCGGTTCGACCGAAGAAGAACAGTTCCACTGATCTGCTTCGCCTGAGCAAACGGCCGCTGCGGATCGAATAGAAAGCTAACCGCAACGCCGCACATCTGACGCCCCGACTGGTTCGGGGCGTTTTTTTGCCCACGATTTAGCAAACACTGCTACTCCCTGTGGGAGCGGGCTTGCCCGCGATGGCAGTCTGTCAGTCAATTCTGCAGCACCTGACACACCCTCATCGCGGGCAAGCCCGCTCCCACAGAGAACGCGCCATGGCGCAAAACCATCTGAAAAATCTTGATCCAGAGCAGTTTCCCCACCAGAAAAACAGGGTAAAACGACCCCGCCCGCTACTTGCAGTAACGCGCATATAAGACAACTTCCCGGTCGTCATCCCGTTAAGCAGTTTAAAAACCAACTCAAACAATATTGATTATCATTTAGCGACAGCTATGTTCGTTACATTTCTTACAAAACAATATTGATGAAATGCCGGCTAATGCCCGCAGCGCATGGGCTACGGGCCTTCGGAGGTGCGCTATGTCCTTATTCCTATAAATAATTTCGCTATAGGAATTTTACTTGCAGAGTGTTGTGCCATAAAATCAGCGGGATTGATTGCTGCGACATATCGTCACTGCTTTGTTTCTTTATCAAGCTCAGAGACCTTTGCTCTCTGTTAAGGATTACCAGCATGCCCGAAGCGACAGGACTCATGGCCCACAACTGGGGCTTTGCCATTTTCCTTCTGGGCGTTGTCGGCCTCTGTGCCTTCATGCTCGGCGTCTCCAGCCTTCTCGGGTCAAAAGCCTGGGGTCGCAGCAAAAACGAACCGTTCGAGTCCGGCATGCTACCTACAGGTGGCGCCCGCTTGCGGCTCTCAGCCAAATTCTATCTGGTCGCGATGCTCTTCGTGATCTTCGATATCGAAGCCCTCTTTCTCTTTGCCTGGTCTGTGTCCGTC
This genomic window contains:
- the aceA gene encoding isocitrate lyase — protein: MALTREQQIAALEKDWAENPRWKGVTRAYSAADVVRLRGSVQPEHTLARMGAEKLWNLVTQGAKPSFRPEKDFVNCMGALTGGQAVQQVKAGIQAIYLSGWQVAADNNSAESMYPDQSLYPVDSVPTVVKRINNSFRRADQIQWKAGKNPGDEGYIDYFAPIVADAEAGFGGVLNAYELMKSMIEAGAAGVHFEDQLASVKKCGHMGGKVLVPTQEAVQKLTAARLAADVAGTPTIILARTDANAADLLTSDCDPYDQPFVTGERTQEGFYKVRAGLDQAIARGLAYAPYADLIWCETAKPDLDEARRFAEAIKKEYPDQLLSYNCSPSFNWKKNLDDATIAKFQRELSAMGYKHQFITLAGIHNMWHSMFNLAHDYARNDMTAYVKLQEQEFADAAKGYTFVAHQQEVGTGYFDDMTTVIQGGSSSVTALTGSTEEEQFH
- a CDS encoding NADH-quinone oxidoreductase subunit A, which produces MPEATGLMAHNWGFAIFLLGVVGLCAFMLGVSSLLGSKAWGRSKNEPFESGMLPTGGARLRLSAKFYLVAMLFVIFDIEALFLFAWSVSVRESGWTGFVEALVFIAILLAGLVYLFRVGALDWAPEARRKRQAKLKQ